The following coding sequences lie in one Arachis hypogaea cultivar Tifrunner chromosome 4, arahy.Tifrunner.gnm2.J5K5, whole genome shotgun sequence genomic window:
- the LOC112744918 gene encoding protein DETOXIFICATION 9-like, giving the protein MNKEEAAIPLLLTRREEEEKEVNKNSNNNNINGVVESALFWQELKRVGSMAAPMVAVTVSQYLLQVVSMMMVGHLGVLVTFSGVAIATSFAEVTGFSILIGMAGALETLCGQTYGAEEFRSLGNYTCCAIGTLTLVCLPISLIWIFMDKILLLFGQDPAISLVAREYCICLIPALYGYAVLQAMTRYFQTQSMIYPMVFSSVAALCFHVPICWGLVFKFGLGHIGAAFAIAISYWLNAIGLVVYMKCSSSCEKSKIVFSSNALKCISEFLQYAIPSGLMFCFEWWSFELLTLFSGLLPNPQLETSILSVCLNTTTLHFFIPYAVGASASTRVSNELGAGNPKAAKGIIRVIVTVAVTEAVIVSSFFICFRNVLGNAYSNDMQVIENVAKMAPLLCVSVIADSLIGVLSGVARGGGFQQIGAYVNLGGYYLVGAPIALFLGFGLKLNAKGLWMGTLSGSCLVVIILAIVTALTDWEKEATKARERIAENSIKDGDVSVSSV; this is encoded by the exons ATGAACAAAGAGGAAGCAGCAATACCACTGCTTCTaacaaggagagaagaagaagaaaaagaggtgaacaagaatagtaataataataatattaatgggGTAGTGGAGAGTGCATTGTTTTGGCAAGAGTTAAAGAGGGTAGGTTCCATGGCTGCTCCAATGGTGGCTGTGACTGTGTCTCAGTACCTTCTACAAGTTGTGTCTATGATGATGGTTGGCCATCTTGGTGTACTTGTAACCTTCTCTGGTGTTGCCATTGCTACTTCTTTTGCTGAAGTTACTGGCTTCAGTATCCTT ATAGGGATGGCTGGTGCATTAGAAACCTTATGTGGCCAAACCTATGGTGCTGAAGAATTCAGAAGTCTTGGAAACTACACTTGTTGTGCAATTGGTACTCTAACTCTGGTTTGTCTCCCCATATCTCTGATATGGATATTCATGGACAAGATACTATTGCTTTTTGGCCAAGACCCCGCGATTTCCCTCGTGGCTCGCGAGTACTGTATATGCCTGATCCCGGCTCTGTATGGCTACGCCGTCCTTCAAGCCATGACTCGATACTTCCAGACTCAGAGTATGATCTATCCCATGGTTTTCAGCTCTGTCGCGGCTCTGTGTTTTCATGTACCTATTTGTTGGGGTCTGGTGTTTAAATTTGGACTAGGACACATTGGAGCAGCATTTGCTATTGCAATTTCATATTGGTTGAATGCCATTGGCCTTGTTGTTTACATGAAGTGTTCATCATCATGTGAGAAATCCAAGATTGTGTTTTCTAGTAATGCTTTAAAATGCATTTCTGAGTTCTTGCAATATGCTATCCCTTCTGGACTCATGTTTtg TTTTGAATGGTGGTCATTTGAGCTTCTTACATTATTTTCTGGTCTCCTACCTAATCCTCAACTAGAAACCTCGATTCTTTCGGTCTG CCTTAACACTACTACATTGCACTTCTTCATTCCTTATGCTGTTGGAGCTTCTGCAAG CACTCGCGTGTCGAATGAATTAGGAGCAGGGAATCCGAAGGCGGCTAAAGGAATCATTCGTGTGATTGTTACAGTTGCAGTTACAGAGGCAGTTATTGTAAGCAGCTTCTTCATATGTTTCAGGAATGTGTTAGGAAATGCTTACAGCAATGACATGCAAGTTATAGAAAATGTTGCAAAAATGGCTCCTCTTCTTTGTGTTTCTGTTATTGCTGATAGTCTAATAGGAGTTCTTTCTG GGGTTGCAAGAGGTGGAGGATTTCAACAAATAGGAGCTTATGTGAACCTTGGAGGCTATTATCTTGTTGGAGCTCCAATTGCATTGTTCTTGGGATTTGGCCTAAAACTCAATGCTAAGGGACTCTGGATGGGAACTTTATCTGGCTCTTGTCTAGTAGTAATTATACTTGCTATTGTAACAGCATTAACAGATTGGGAAAAAgag GCAACAAAAGCAAGAGAGAGAATAGCAGAGAACTCAATTAAAGATGGTGATGTATCTGTATCATCAGTATGA